In the genome of Balneola sp., one region contains:
- a CDS encoding RagB/SusD family nutrient uptake outer membrane protein produces MTMKRFFSILLLTIILLGCEGFLDVNPQGELTQESFPVSASDALLATNGVYSTLREWNYHTGGFPFLEFLSDDGAKGSNPNDGVDQAPYDNFTHATTQDGLDRWWNTLYLGIRRANVVIESVPLIQMDEELRARYVAEAKFLRASFYFDLVRGFGGVPLVTTTNPSIKLTRASSQEIYDLVETDLLDAINDLPLKSEYGAEDIGRATKGAAQALLAKVYLFQNDFGNAEDFALAVINSNEYDLETNFYHANGSEGEQGVESVFEIGAASDRTAGNQYANTQGVRGTPNRGWGFNRPTIDLRSAFEDDDPREQATIIELGDVIDGITILGDGSTPDETTDENGIVIEIESYNRKVWFPGNNTDTQFGHNRRLIRFADLLLMAAEALNENGQPVQALVYLNRVRERARQGDPGILPDIIETDKDLLREIIIQERRVELAMEGHRFWDLVRTGKAPEVLGPLGFIEGKHELLPIPQSEIDLSQGSLEQNPMW; encoded by the coding sequence ATGACTATGAAGCGATTTTTTTCAATTCTACTTCTGACAATAATTTTACTTGGATGCGAAGGTTTCCTGGATGTAAACCCTCAAGGAGAGCTTACACAAGAATCATTTCCAGTTTCTGCTTCTGATGCATTGCTAGCTACGAATGGGGTGTACTCTACACTTCGGGAGTGGAACTACCATACTGGTGGCTTCCCATTCCTGGAATTTCTTTCAGATGATGGAGCAAAAGGCAGTAACCCGAATGATGGAGTTGATCAGGCTCCTTACGATAATTTTACTCATGCCACTACACAAGACGGCCTTGATAGATGGTGGAACACGTTGTACCTGGGTATCCGAAGGGCAAACGTAGTTATTGAGAGCGTTCCTTTAATACAAATGGATGAAGAGTTAAGAGCACGATACGTGGCGGAGGCAAAATTTCTTCGGGCTTCTTTTTATTTCGATTTAGTAAGAGGGTTTGGAGGAGTTCCTCTTGTAACTACAACTAATCCTTCTATTAAATTAACCCGTGCTAGTTCTCAAGAAATATATGATTTGGTTGAGACCGATTTACTTGATGCAATTAATGACCTGCCGCTCAAGAGTGAATACGGAGCTGAAGATATTGGCAGGGCTACTAAAGGAGCAGCTCAGGCTTTATTAGCAAAGGTGTATTTATTCCAAAATGATTTTGGAAATGCTGAAGACTTTGCTCTTGCTGTTATAAACTCGAATGAATACGATCTGGAGACGAATTTCTATCATGCAAATGGGTCAGAAGGTGAGCAAGGTGTAGAATCAGTATTCGAGATAGGTGCAGCATCAGATCGAACAGCGGGAAATCAGTATGCCAATACCCAGGGTGTGCGTGGCACACCAAACCGAGGCTGGGGCTTTAATCGGCCAACCATAGATCTCAGGAGCGCATTTGAGGATGATGACCCCAGAGAGCAAGCTACCATTATTGAGCTTGGTGATGTGATTGATGGTATAACTATACTAGGAGACGGATCTACACCGGATGAGACAACAGATGAAAATGGTATCGTAATTGAGATTGAGAGTTATAACCGTAAGGTTTGGTTTCCCGGAAATAATACGGACACTCAATTTGGTCATAACCGTCGATTAATTCGCTTTGCAGATTTATTGCTTATGGCCGCCGAGGCTTTAAATGAAAATGGCCAACCTGTCCAGGCTCTGGTTTATTTAAATCGAGTGAGAGAACGAGCTCGGCAAGGCGATCCAGGCATTTTGCCAGACATCATAGAAACCGATAAAGACCTGCTAAGAGAAATTATTATTCAGGAACGAAGAGTAGAACTGGCCATGGAAGGGCATCGTTTCTGGGACCTGGTACGCACCGGAAAAGCCCCTGAAGTATTAGGGCCTTTGGGTTTTATAGAAGGAAAGCACGAATTGCTGCCCATTCCGCAAAGTGAAATCGAT